CCGAGTGCGACGCATCCTCGACCGCTGTCCTGCGCGGAATCGCAGGCCCGACGATGACGGAGGAGCGTTCATTCTGTCTCACCGTCGTGCTGGCCGGCGCTGACGAAGCCGCAGTGCTGTCGGTCGTCGCGATGCTCCACCGCCGGGCCGTCCCCCTCGACGAGTTGACGATGACCCGCCCCTGCGCCGGACGGAGAGTCGTGACGGCCATGATCGCTACGACACCTGCACGCGCACACCTGGTCGCGATGTCGCTGCGGAGCCTCGTGGACGTCGTCTCGGTCGAGCTGTGCCAACGATGAGTGCAGGCTCAGCCGCGGTTCTGCCAGACCACGACCTCGTCGAGCAGGGCGGGATGCTGCTTGGCGACGTACTTGACGTAGGCGGTCATGTGCGTCGTCATCAGGCTCTCGGCGCGCGCGCCGTCGCCGGCCAGGATCGCCTCGGCGATGTCGACGTGGGCCGCGTGGACGTCGTGCTGCCGGGTCTTGGGGAAGAGCACCGAGCGCACTCGGTCGCGGAAGATCTCGGCGAGCGACTGGCACACCAGGCTGACGAGGGTGTTCTCACCCATGGCGATGACCGAGGCGTGGAAGTCCGCGGTGATGTGGAGGTAGGTCTCGGTGTCCGGGGCGTCCGGGCCCGCCGCCGCGAGGTCGACGAGCTCGCGGGCCGCGTCGGAGCCCTTCTGCCGCTCCGCGGCGAGTCGCGCCGCCATCGGCTCGAGGATCAGCCGCGCCTCGTTGACCTCGCGGTAGGTCACCTCGGCGAACTGGAAGAAGAGCGAGGCGACCCGGCCGAAGTCCTCGGGGTGCACGCTCTGCACGACCGGCCCGCCTCCCGGGCCCGGCTTGAGGGCGATCAGCCCGCAGGTCTCGAGCACCCGCAGCGCCTCGCGCAGGGTGCCCCGGCCGACGCTGTACTCCTCCAGCATGTCGGCCTCCTTGGGCAGCTGGTCGCCCGCGCCCAGGCCGCGCCGCTTGATGTCGCGGAGGACC
This region of Nocardioides sp. L-11A genomic DNA includes:
- a CDS encoding FCD domain-containing protein encodes the protein MSTTAGAPTRRSTRKDKLANNVAQSVLRDIKRRGLGAGDQLPKEADMLEEYSVGRGTLREALRVLETCGLIALKPGPGGGPVVQSVHPEDFGRVASLFFQFAEVTYREVNEARLILEPMAARLAAERQKGSDAARELVDLAAAGPDAPDTETYLHITADFHASVIAMGENTLVSLVCQSLAEIFRDRVRSVLFPKTRQHDVHAAHVDIAEAILAGDGARAESLMTTHMTAYVKYVAKQHPALLDEVVVWQNRG